One window from the genome of Ananas comosus cultivar F153 linkage group 13, ASM154086v1, whole genome shotgun sequence encodes:
- the LOC109719538 gene encoding dehydrodolichyl diphosphate synthase 2-like isoform X2, whose product MRLGLERGQGLQRQQLSHAMQSLPPLPGPANGTLVVSPSRRPQQQQNLLFPCYPGAASRVRSSKRLHVGGNNNNSNSLHNGLPELTASPCVAYRTSRLVSADAAAGSGSGSASGELQEKRVGSAEAAALLLPDGLSPEALPRHVAVIMDGNARWARARGLPVSAGHEAGYRSLKQMVKLSRRWGIRVLTVFAFSSENWLRPKAEVDFLMMLFEGVLRENIGDFLREGIRICVIGDSSKLPNSLQKLAREVEEATRNNSQLDLIVAVSYSGRRDIVRACQRIADKSAYTELFFTRTQWPDFGEIDYLEALCSFQNRERRFGQRDV is encoded by the exons ATGAGACTGGGTTTAGAAAGAGGGCAGGGATTACAGAGACAGCAGCTAAGTCATGCAATGCagtctcttcctcctctccccgGGCCTGCAAACGGGACTCTGGTGGTAAGCCCAAGTCGTCGTCCCCAACAGCAACAGAATCTATTGTTTCCCTGCTACCCTGGGGCGGCCAGTAGGGTGAGGAGTAGTAAGCGGCTGCATGTCGGTGGCAATAACAACAACAGTAATAGTTTACACAATGGTTTACCGGAACTCACCGCTTCTCCCTGCGTCGCGTACCGAACGTCTCGTCTCGTCTCAGCCGACGCGGCggcgggttcgggttcgggttcggcgTCCGGCGAGCTCCAAGAGAAGCGCGTGGGATCAGCAGAGGCCGCGGCGCTGCTGCTGCCGGATGGGCTGTCTCCGGAGGCGCTTCCTAGGCACGTGGCTGTGATCATGGACGGCAACGCGCGGTGGGCGCGCGCCAGGGGGCTTCCCGTGTCGGCAGGCCACGAGGCGGGCTATCGCTCCCTCAAGCAGATGGTCAAGCTCTCCCGCCGTTGGGGCATCCGAGTGCTCACCGTCTTCGCCTTCTCTTCCGAGAATTGGCTCCGCCCCAAG GCAGAGGTGGATTTTCTCATGATGCTTTTCGAGGGCGTCCTCAGGGAGAATATTGGGGATTTCTTGAG GGAGGGTATTCGCATTTGTGTAATTGGTGACTCCTCAAAGCTCCCAAATTCTCTACAAAAGTTGGCCAGAGAGGTAGAGGAGGCAACAAGAAACAACTCACAACTTGACTTAATTGTGGCTGTTAGCTACAGCGGACGAAGGGACATAGTGCGAGCATGTCAAAGGATTGCTGACAAG TCAGCATACACAGAGCTTTTTTTTACAAGGACACAGTGGCCTGACTTTGGGGAGATTGACTATCTTGAGGCTTTATGCTCTTTCCAGAACAGGGAGAGGCGGTTTGGTCAACGAGATGTGTGA
- the LOC109719538 gene encoding dehydrodolichyl diphosphate synthase 2-like isoform X1: MRLGLERGQGLQRQQLSHAMQSLPPLPGPANGTLVVSPSRRPQQQQNLLFPCYPGAASRVRSSKRLHVGGNNNNSNSLHNGLPELTASPCVAYRTSRLVSADAAAGSGSGSASGELQEKRVGSAEAAALLLPDGLSPEALPRHVAVIMDGNARWARARGLPVSAGHEAGYRSLKQMVKLSRRWGIRVLTVFAFSSENWLRPKAEVDFLMMLFEGVLRENIGDFLREGIRICVIGDSSKLPNSLQKLAREVEEATRNNSQLDLIVAVSYSGRRDIVRACQRIADKVKNKLVDPEDITELLFAQELETNCTTDYPYPDLLIRTSGELRLSNFLLWQSAYTELFFTRTQWPDFGEIDYLEALCSFQNRERRFGQRDV, translated from the exons ATGAGACTGGGTTTAGAAAGAGGGCAGGGATTACAGAGACAGCAGCTAAGTCATGCAATGCagtctcttcctcctctccccgGGCCTGCAAACGGGACTCTGGTGGTAAGCCCAAGTCGTCGTCCCCAACAGCAACAGAATCTATTGTTTCCCTGCTACCCTGGGGCGGCCAGTAGGGTGAGGAGTAGTAAGCGGCTGCATGTCGGTGGCAATAACAACAACAGTAATAGTTTACACAATGGTTTACCGGAACTCACCGCTTCTCCCTGCGTCGCGTACCGAACGTCTCGTCTCGTCTCAGCCGACGCGGCggcgggttcgggttcgggttcggcgTCCGGCGAGCTCCAAGAGAAGCGCGTGGGATCAGCAGAGGCCGCGGCGCTGCTGCTGCCGGATGGGCTGTCTCCGGAGGCGCTTCCTAGGCACGTGGCTGTGATCATGGACGGCAACGCGCGGTGGGCGCGCGCCAGGGGGCTTCCCGTGTCGGCAGGCCACGAGGCGGGCTATCGCTCCCTCAAGCAGATGGTCAAGCTCTCCCGCCGTTGGGGCATCCGAGTGCTCACCGTCTTCGCCTTCTCTTCCGAGAATTGGCTCCGCCCCAAG GCAGAGGTGGATTTTCTCATGATGCTTTTCGAGGGCGTCCTCAGGGAGAATATTGGGGATTTCTTGAG GGAGGGTATTCGCATTTGTGTAATTGGTGACTCCTCAAAGCTCCCAAATTCTCTACAAAAGTTGGCCAGAGAGGTAGAGGAGGCAACAAGAAACAACTCACAACTTGACTTAATTGTGGCTGTTAGCTACAGCGGACGAAGGGACATAGTGCGAGCATGTCAAAGGATTGCTGACAAGGTAAAAAATAAGTTGGTTGACCCAGAAGACATTACAGAATTGTTATTTGCACAAGAGCTAGAAACAAACTGCACTACTGATTATCCGTACCCAGATTTACTTATAAGAACTAGTGGTGAGCTGAGGTTGAGCAACTTCTTATTATGGCAGTCAGCATACACAGAGCTTTTTTTTACAAGGACACAGTGGCCTGACTTTGGGGAGATTGACTATCTTGAGGCTTTATGCTCTTTCCAGAACAGGGAGAGGCGGTTTGGTCAACGAGATGTGTGA